One Physeter macrocephalus isolate SW-GA chromosome 19, ASM283717v5, whole genome shotgun sequence genomic window carries:
- the FICD gene encoding protein adenylyltransferase FICD — MTLMSMASVMAVTEPKWVSVWGRFLWLILLSMVLGSLLALLLPLGAMEEQCLAVLKGFYLLRSRLDRAQPAITKCTSPSTELSVTSRDAAPLVVKTKASPASKLEAKAALNQALEMKRQGKREKAHKLFLHALNMDPGFVDALNEFGIFSEEDRDIIQADYLYTRALTIAPHHKKALVNRDRTLPLVEEIDQRYFSIIDSKVKKVMSIPKGNSALRRVMEETYYHHIYHTVAIEGNTLTLSEIRHILETRYAVPGKSLEEQNEVIGMHAAMKYVNTTLLSRIGSVSIGDVLEIHRRVLGYVDPVEAGRFRTTQVLVGHHVPPHPQEVEKQMQEFIQWLNSEDAMNLHPVEFAALAHYKLVYIHPFIDGNGRTSRLLMNLILMQAGYPPITIRKEQRSEYYHVLEVANEGDVRPFIRFIAKCTETTLDTLLFATTEYPVALPEARPNHSRFKETLPVKP; from the exons ATGACACTCATGTCGATGGCTTCAGTGATGGCGGTGACTGAACCAAAATGGGTCTCAGTCTGGGGCCGCTTCCTGTGGCTGATACTGCTGAGCATGGTGCTGGGCTCCCTGCTGGCCCTGCTGCTGCCGCTGGGGGCCATGGAGGAGCAGTGTCTGGCTGTGCTCAAAGGCTTCTACCTGCTCAGGAGCCGGTTGGACAGGGCCCAGCCTGCCATCACCAAGTGCACCAGCCCATCCACGGAGCTCAGTGTCACCTCCAGGGATGCAGCACCGCTGGTGGTCAAGACCAAGGCGTCTCCAG CCAGCAAGTTAGAAGCCAAAGCAGCTTTGAACCAAGCCCTGGAAATGAAACGCCAGGGCAAGCGGGAGAAAGCCCACAAGCTCTTCCTACACGCCCTCAACATGGACCCGGGCTTCGTGGACGCGCTCAACGAGTTCGGCATCTTCTCAGAAGAGGACAGGGACATCATCCAGGCTGACTACCTGTACACCAGAGCACTGACCATAGCACCCCACCACAAGAAGGCGCTGGTCAACCGCGACCGCACGCTGCCGCTGGTGGAGGAGATCGACCAGCGGTACTTCAGCATCATCGACAGCAAAGTGAAGAAGGTCATGTCCATCCCCAAGGGCAACTCGGCACTGCGCCGGGTCATGGAGGAGACGTACTACCACCACATCTACCACACAGTGGCCATCGAGGGCAACACTCTCACCCTCTCAGAGATCAGGCACATCCTGGAGACCCGCTACGCAGTGCCGGGGAAGAGCCTGGAGGAGCAGAATGAGGTCATCGGCATGCACGCGGCCATGAAGTACGTCAACACGACGCTGCTCTCCCGCATCGGCTCCGTCAGCATCGGCGACGTGCTGGAGATCCACCGGCGGGTGCTGGGCTACGTGGATCCCGTGGAAGCCGGACGCTTTCGCACGACCCAGGTCCTGGTGGGCCACCACGTCCCGCCCCACCCTCAGGAGGTGGAGAAGCAGATGCAGGAGTTCATACAGTGGCTCAACTCGGAGGACGCCATGAACCTGCACCCGGTGGAGTTTGCGGCCCTGGCCCACTATAAACTCGTCTACATCCACCCCTTCATCGACGGCAACGGCAGGACCTCGCGCCTGCTCATGAACCTCATCCTCATGCAGGCGGGCTACCCGCCCATCACCATCCGCAAGGAGCAGAGGTCCGAGTACTACCACGTGCTGGAGGTGGCCAATGAGGGCGACGTGAGGCCGTTCATCCGCTTCATTGCCAAGTGCACGGAGACCACCCTGGACACCCTGCTCTTTGCCACCACGGAGTACCCTGTGGCACTGCCAGAGGCCAGACCCAACCACTCTAGGTTCAAGGAGACGCTCCCTGTGAAGCCCTAA